A genomic window from Streptomyces brevispora includes:
- a CDS encoding helix-turn-helix domain-containing protein, whose translation MSIGNSPEDDRPSIGRVLQQARIAAGLTVEEISTSTRVRIPIVHAIEADDFSRCGGDVYARGHIRTLARSGGIDPEPLVAQYDAEHGGRPAPTPAAPLFEAERIRSDPRRPNWTAAMVAAIVAVVGFVGFTFFKGSDDSPTAGQVAEGPTSAKTTPKPAASKPTDPKPAPSDSAIAAAPQDKVTVKLSASQGKSWISAKDHNGRLLFDGLLQQGQSKTFQDKERVDLVLGNAGSIELFVNGKKVEDQFQPGQVERLSYTKGDPEVG comes from the coding sequence GTGTCCATCGGCAACTCCCCCGAAGACGACCGGCCTTCGATCGGTCGAGTGCTCCAGCAGGCTCGAATCGCCGCAGGTCTCACGGTCGAAGAGATCAGCACGTCCACCCGGGTGCGCATTCCCATCGTGCACGCGATCGAGGCGGACGACTTCTCCCGCTGCGGCGGCGACGTGTATGCGCGCGGCCATATCCGTACGCTGGCACGGTCCGGCGGCATCGATCCGGAACCGCTGGTTGCGCAGTACGACGCCGAGCACGGCGGCCGTCCCGCGCCCACGCCTGCGGCTCCGCTGTTCGAGGCCGAGCGGATCCGTTCCGACCCCAGGCGGCCCAACTGGACCGCGGCCATGGTCGCGGCCATCGTCGCCGTGGTCGGGTTCGTCGGCTTCACGTTCTTCAAGGGCAGCGACGACTCCCCGACCGCCGGCCAGGTCGCAGAAGGCCCGACCTCCGCCAAGACCACCCCCAAACCGGCGGCCAGCAAGCCCACCGATCCCAAGCCGGCTCCCTCCGACAGCGCCATTGCCGCGGCGCCGCAGGACAAGGTGACGGTCAAGCTCAGCGCCAGTCAGGGCAAGAGCTGGATCTCCGCAAAGGACCACAACGGCCGGCTGCTCTTCGACGGGCTGCTCCAGCAGGGCCAGTCGAAGACGTTCCAGGACAAGGAGCGGGTCGACCTCGTCCTCGGCAACGCCGGGTCGATCGAGCTCTTCGTCAACGGCAAGAAGGTCGAGGACCAGTTCCAGCCCGGTCAGGTCGAGCGGCTCTCGTACACCAAGGGTGACCCCGAGGTCGGCTGA
- a CDS encoding DNA translocase FtsK, whose translation MASRTSGKGSQGTAGTAKRVGGGPGPAKKAAPAKKAAARKSAPAKKAPAKKAVAKKAAAPKPAPSPTSGVYRLARAVWLGAAHAIGAMFRGIGRGAKGLDPAHRKDGVALLLLGLALVVAAGTWSNLRGPVGDLVEMLVTGAFGRLDLLVPILLGAIAVRLVLYPEKPEANGRIVIGLSALVIGVLGQVHIACGSPGREDGSEAMQNAGGLIGWAASKPLIFTMGEVLAVPLLLLLTVFGLLVVTATPVNAIPQRLRLLGSRLGIIDPGYDPEAQDESDDERYDEQWREALPARSRRSSVRRSEAYDEYDEYDPERVEADALAKRRRPRRPSVQPAMNRTMDAVDVAAAAAAALDGAVLNGMPPSPVVADLTQGVSVDRERTGTPVPGAREAERPRRPGEKAASPSGGVPDLTKPAPDRSQSQPLPARAEQLQLSGDITYSLPSLDLLERGGPGKTRSAANDAIVASLTNVFTEFKVDAAVTGFTRGPTVTRYEVELGPAVKVERITALAKNIAYAVASPDVRIISPIPGKSAVGIEIPNSDREMVNLGDVLRLADAAEDDHPMLVALGKNVEGGYEMANLAKMPHVLVAGATGSGKSSCINCLITSVMVRATPDDVRMVLVDPKRVELTAYEGIPHLITPIITNPKKAAEALQWVVREMDLRYDDLAAFGYRHIDDFNHAVRTGKLKTPEGSERELSAYPYLLVIVDELADLMMVAPRDVEDSIVRITQLARAAGIHLVLATQRPSVDVVTGLIKANVPSRLAFATSSLADSRVILDQPGAEKLIGKGDGLFLPMGANKPTRMQGAFVTEAEVAAVVQHCKDQMAPVFREDVVVGTKQKKEIDEDIGDDLDLLCQAAELVVSTQFGSTSMLQRKLRVGFAKAGRLMDLMESRNIVGPSEGSKARDVMVKPEELDGVLALIRGESGS comes from the coding sequence CGAAGAAAGCCGCGCCGGCGAAGAAGGCCGCCGCCAGGAAGAGCGCGCCCGCGAAGAAGGCACCCGCCAAGAAGGCGGTGGCCAAGAAGGCGGCCGCGCCCAAACCGGCGCCCTCGCCCACCAGCGGTGTGTACCGTCTGGCGCGCGCAGTCTGGCTCGGTGCGGCCCACGCCATCGGCGCGATGTTCCGCGGCATAGGGCGAGGCGCCAAGGGGCTCGACCCCGCACATCGCAAGGACGGTGTCGCGCTGCTGCTGCTCGGCCTCGCGCTTGTCGTCGCCGCGGGCACCTGGTCGAATCTGCGCGGTCCCGTCGGCGATCTCGTGGAGATGCTCGTCACCGGCGCCTTCGGCCGGCTCGACCTCCTCGTGCCGATACTGCTGGGCGCCATCGCCGTACGGCTGGTCCTCTATCCCGAGAAGCCCGAGGCCAACGGCCGGATCGTCATCGGACTGTCCGCGCTCGTCATCGGGGTGCTCGGCCAGGTCCACATCGCCTGCGGATCGCCGGGACGCGAGGACGGCAGCGAGGCGATGCAGAACGCGGGCGGGCTCATCGGCTGGGCCGCCTCCAAACCGCTGATCTTCACCATGGGCGAGGTGCTCGCCGTCCCGCTGCTCCTGCTGCTCACGGTCTTCGGGCTGCTGGTCGTCACGGCGACCCCGGTGAACGCCATTCCGCAGCGGCTGCGGCTGCTCGGTTCCAGGCTGGGGATCATCGACCCCGGGTACGACCCCGAGGCGCAGGACGAGAGCGACGACGAGCGGTACGACGAGCAGTGGCGTGAGGCCCTGCCCGCCCGCTCGCGGCGCTCCTCCGTGCGCCGCTCCGAGGCGTACGACGAGTACGACGAGTACGACCCCGAGCGGGTGGAGGCCGACGCCCTCGCCAAGCGACGCAGGCCGCGCAGGCCCTCCGTGCAGCCCGCCATGAACCGCACCATGGACGCGGTGGACGTCGCGGCCGCCGCGGCCGCCGCGCTCGACGGGGCCGTACTCAACGGCATGCCGCCCTCGCCCGTCGTCGCCGACCTCACCCAGGGCGTCTCCGTGGACCGCGAGCGCACGGGCACTCCGGTGCCGGGCGCCAGAGAGGCGGAGCGCCCCCGGAGGCCGGGGGAGAAGGCCGCCTCGCCCTCCGGCGGCGTACCCGACCTGACCAAGCCCGCCCCCGACCGGTCGCAGTCGCAGCCGCTGCCGGCCCGCGCCGAGCAGCTCCAGCTCTCCGGCGACATCACCTACTCACTGCCCTCGCTCGATCTGCTGGAGCGCGGCGGCCCCGGCAAGACCCGCAGCGCGGCCAACGACGCGATCGTCGCGTCGCTGACCAACGTCTTCACCGAGTTCAAGGTCGACGCGGCCGTCACCGGTTTCACCCGCGGACCCACGGTGACGCGGTACGAGGTGGAGCTCGGCCCGGCCGTGAAGGTCGAGCGGATCACGGCGCTCGCCAAGAACATCGCGTACGCCGTCGCCAGCCCCGACGTCCGGATCATCTCCCCGATCCCGGGGAAGTCGGCGGTCGGTATCGAGATCCCCAACTCCGACCGCGAGATGGTCAACCTCGGAGACGTCCTGCGGCTCGCGGACGCCGCCGAGGACGATCACCCCATGCTGGTCGCACTCGGCAAGAACGTCGAGGGCGGTTACGAGATGGCCAACCTCGCGAAGATGCCGCACGTCCTGGTGGCCGGTGCGACCGGCTCCGGCAAGTCCTCCTGCATCAACTGCCTGATCACCTCGGTGATGGTGCGGGCGACCCCGGACGACGTCCGTATGGTGCTGGTCGACCCCAAGCGCGTCGAGCTGACCGCGTACGAGGGCATTCCGCACCTGATCACGCCGATCATCACCAACCCCAAGAAGGCCGCCGAGGCCCTTCAGTGGGTCGTGCGCGAGATGGATCTCCGCTACGACGACCTCGCCGCGTTCGGCTACCGGCACATCGACGACTTCAACCATGCCGTGCGCACCGGCAAGCTCAAGACGCCGGAGGGCAGCGAACGGGAGCTGTCGGCGTACCCGTATCTGCTGGTGATCGTCGACGAGCTGGCCGACCTGATGATGGTCGCTCCGCGCGATGTCGAGGACTCCATCGTCCGTATCACCCAACTGGCCCGCGCCGCCGGCATCCATCTGGTTCTCGCCACCCAGCGCCCCTCGGTGGACGTCGTCACCGGTCTGATCAAGGCGAACGTCCCCTCCCGGCTGGCCTTCGCGACCTCGTCGCTCGCCGACAGCCGGGTCATCCTCGACCAGCCCGGAGCCGAGAAGCTCATCGGAAAGGGTGACGGACTGTTCCTGCCGATGGGGGCGAACAAGCCGACCCGTATGCAGGGCGCCTTCGTCACCGAGGCCGAGGTCGCCGCCGTGGTCCAGCACTGCAAGGACCAGATGGCACCGGTGTTCCGCGAGGACGTCGTGGTCGGCACGAAGCAGAAGAAGGAGATCGACGAGGACATCGGCGACGACCTGGACCTGCTCTGCCAGGCCGCCGAACTGGTCGTCTCCACCCAGTTCGGGTCCACCTCGATGCTCCAGCGCAAGCTGCGGGTGGGCTTCGCCAAGGCCGGCCGGCTGATGGACCTCATGGAGTCCCGCAACATCGTCGGACCCAGTGAGGGTTCCAAGGCACGCGATGTCATGGTGAAGCCGGAGGAGCTCGACGGAGTGTTGGCACTGATTCGCGGGGAATCCGGTTCGTGA
- the rimO gene encoding 30S ribosomal protein S12 methylthiotransferase RimO: MPERRTVALVTLGCARNEVDSEELAGRLAADGWELVEDASDADVAVVNTCGFVEAAKKDSVDALLEANDLKDHGRTQAVVAVGCMAERYGKDLAEALPEADGVLGFDDYADISDRLQTILNGGIHASHTPRDRRKLLPISPAERQDAVVALPGHAQEAAPAPADLPEGVAPVSGPRAPLRRRLGTSPVASVKLASGCDRRCSFCAIPSFRGSFISRRPSDVLGETRWLAEQGVKEVMLVSENNTSYGKDLGDIRLLETLLPELADVDGIERIRVSYLQPAEMRPGLIDVLTSTPKVAPYFDLSFQHSAPGVLRAMRRFGDTDSFLELLDTIRSKAPQAGARSNFIVGFPGETEADLAELERFLTGARLDAIGVFGYSDEDGTEAVGYENKLDADTIAERLAHISQLAEELTSQRAEERVGETLQVLVESVEATEDESRAVGRAAHQAPETDGQVLFTAREGLVPGRMVEATAVGTEGVDLVAECREFAEVAR, encoded by the coding sequence ATGCCCGAACGCCGTACCGTCGCCCTTGTCACTCTTGGCTGCGCCCGTAACGAGGTGGACTCGGAGGAGCTCGCAGGCCGCTTGGCAGCGGACGGCTGGGAGCTCGTCGAGGATGCCTCCGATGCCGATGTCGCCGTGGTCAACACCTGTGGATTCGTCGAGGCCGCCAAGAAGGACTCCGTCGATGCCCTGCTCGAAGCCAATGATCTGAAGGACCACGGCCGGACCCAGGCCGTCGTCGCCGTCGGCTGCATGGCCGAGCGCTACGGCAAGGACCTCGCCGAGGCCCTGCCGGAAGCGGACGGAGTCCTCGGATTCGACGACTACGCAGACATCTCGGACCGCCTCCAGACCATCCTCAACGGCGGCATCCACGCCTCGCACACCCCGCGGGACCGCCGCAAACTGCTGCCGATCAGCCCGGCCGAGCGCCAGGACGCCGTCGTGGCCCTGCCCGGCCACGCCCAGGAGGCAGCACCGGCCCCCGCCGACCTCCCGGAGGGAGTCGCACCGGTTTCCGGCCCGCGGGCACCCCTGCGCCGCCGGCTCGGCACCAGCCCCGTCGCCTCGGTGAAGCTGGCCTCCGGCTGCGACCGCCGCTGCTCCTTCTGCGCGATCCCGTCCTTCCGCGGTTCCTTCATCTCGCGACGGCCCTCGGACGTCCTGGGCGAGACCAGGTGGCTGGCCGAGCAGGGCGTGAAGGAGGTCATGCTGGTCTCCGAGAACAACACCTCGTACGGCAAGGACCTCGGTGACATCCGGCTGCTGGAGACGCTGCTGCCGGAGCTCGCGGACGTCGACGGGATCGAACGCATCCGGGTCAGCTATCTGCAGCCCGCCGAGATGCGGCCCGGTCTGATCGACGTACTTACCTCGACGCCGAAGGTCGCGCCCTACTTCGACCTCTCCTTCCAGCACTCGGCCCCCGGCGTGCTGCGGGCGATGCGCCGGTTCGGCGACACCGACAGCTTCCTGGAGCTTCTGGACACCATCCGGAGCAAGGCGCCGCAGGCCGGTGCCCGGTCCAACTTCATCGTGGGCTTCCCTGGCGAGACCGAGGCCGACCTGGCGGAGCTGGAACGGTTCCTCACCGGTGCGCGTCTCGACGCCATCGGCGTCTTCGGCTACTCCGACGAGGACGGCACCGAGGCGGTCGGCTACGAGAACAAGCTGGACGCCGACACCATCGCGGAGCGGCTCGCGCACATCTCACAGCTGGCCGAGGAGCTGACGTCCCAGCGCGCCGAGGAACGCGTTGGGGAGACGCTCCAGGTGCTGGTCGAGTCGGTCGAGGCGACCGAGGACGAGTCGCGCGCCGTGGGCCGCGCGGCGCACCAGGCACCCGAAACGGATGGCCAGGTGCTCTTCACCGCACGCGAGGGGCTTGTCCCGGGCCGTATGGTCGAGGCAACGGCAGTGGGCACCGAGGGCGTGGACCTGGTGGCCGAATGCCGCGAGTTTGCGGAGGTGGCCAGATGA
- a CDS encoding SDR family NAD(P)-dependent oxidoreductase, producing the protein MPLTAYDLTGRSAFVTGAAGGIGRACAVLLADAGATVHCADLDEKGLLETLDLITARGGEAHTHPLDVTDRNQVRAAVATSGDLDILAAVAGIMHTSSVLETADEDLDRVLSVNFKGVLYACQEVARSMIARDVPGSLITMASGAVDSASRGLLCYSAAKAAVVQLTKTLATELGPHAIRVNAVAPGWIRTPMTARHDAEQQHRAEVAMARISPLGRVGEPVDVAHTVLHLASDASAFMTGQILRPNGGVAMPW; encoded by the coding sequence ATGCCCCTCACCGCGTACGACCTCACCGGCCGCTCCGCGTTCGTCACCGGCGCGGCCGGTGGCATAGGCCGCGCCTGCGCCGTCCTCCTGGCGGACGCCGGCGCCACCGTCCACTGCGCCGATCTCGACGAGAAGGGCCTCCTGGAGACCCTGGACCTGATCACCGCGAGGGGTGGCGAAGCCCACACGCACCCGCTGGATGTCACCGACCGCAACCAGGTCCGGGCCGCCGTCGCGACCTCCGGAGACCTGGACATCCTGGCCGCCGTAGCCGGGATCATGCACACGAGCAGCGTCCTGGAGACTGCGGACGAGGACCTCGACCGCGTGCTCTCGGTCAACTTCAAGGGCGTTCTGTACGCCTGCCAGGAAGTGGCCCGCTCCATGATCGCCCGCGATGTCCCCGGATCGCTGATCACCATGGCCTCGGGCGCTGTCGACTCCGCGAGCCGCGGGCTGCTCTGCTACAGCGCCGCCAAGGCGGCGGTGGTCCAGCTGACCAAGACCCTGGCGACCGAACTGGGGCCGCACGCCATTCGGGTCAACGCCGTCGCCCCCGGCTGGATCCGCACCCCTATGACCGCCCGCCACGACGCGGAGCAGCAGCACCGGGCGGAAGTCGCGATGGCCCGGATTTCGCCGCTGGGAAGGGTCGGGGAGCCCGTTGACGTGGCGCACACGGTTCTGCATCTGGCGTCCGACGCATCGGCCTTCATGACGGGTCAGATCCTCCGTCCGAACGGCGGCGTCGCCATGCCCTGGTAG
- a CDS encoding DNA-formamidopyrimidine glycosylase family protein, with translation MPEGDTVLRTARRLHHALAGQVLTRSDLRVPRFATADLTGRAVLDVIPRGKHLLARVEGGLTLHSHLRMDGAWLIYGPDERWRGGPTHQIRAVLANTAHTAVGYRLPVLELLRTADEDKAVGHLGPDLLGPDWDAGTALRNLLADPARPLGQALLDQRNLAGIGNVYKAELCFLARATPWLPIGDLPAATAALLVSTAHQLLEANRDRPVRITTTGAKPRIITGAHRRTAPGQMSRAGRPRENLWVYGRTRRPCLRCGTPIRTAEQDTRPAYWCPRCQSGPTP, from the coding sequence ATGCCCGAAGGAGACACCGTCCTGCGGACCGCCAGGCGTCTGCACCACGCGCTCGCCGGTCAGGTCCTCACCAGGTCCGACCTGCGCGTCCCCCGGTTCGCCACCGCCGACCTCACCGGCCGGGCCGTGCTCGACGTCATCCCGCGCGGCAAACATCTGCTGGCCCGTGTCGAGGGCGGCCTGACCCTCCACAGCCATCTACGGATGGACGGCGCCTGGCTGATCTACGGCCCTGACGAGCGCTGGCGTGGCGGCCCCACGCACCAGATCCGCGCCGTACTCGCCAACACCGCGCACACAGCCGTCGGCTACCGCCTCCCGGTCCTCGAACTCCTGCGTACCGCGGACGAGGACAAGGCTGTCGGCCACCTCGGCCCCGACCTTCTGGGCCCCGACTGGGACGCCGGCACCGCATTGCGCAATCTGCTCGCCGACCCCGCCCGCCCCCTCGGCCAGGCCCTGCTGGACCAGCGCAACCTGGCCGGCATCGGCAACGTCTACAAGGCCGAGCTCTGTTTCCTGGCCCGCGCCACCCCCTGGCTCCCCATCGGCGACCTGCCCGCCGCCACGGCCGCCCTGCTGGTGAGCACAGCCCACCAACTCCTCGAAGCCAACCGCGACCGCCCGGTCCGCATCACCACCACCGGCGCAAAGCCCCGCATCATCACCGGCGCACACCGGCGCACCGCCCCCGGTCAGATGTCCCGCGCCGGCCGCCCGCGCGAGAATCTCTGGGTCTACGGCAGAACCCGCCGCCCCTGCCTCCGCTGCGGAACGCCAATCCGTACGGCGGAGCAGGACACCCGCCCCGCCTACTGGTGTCCGCGCTGCCAATCCGGCCCCACCCCATAG
- a CDS encoding CinA family protein: protein MTAAARVLRRLVERGETLAVAESLTGGLVAAELTSVPGASHSFRGSVTAYATPLKSEVLGVDPALLASRGAVDPEVASQMAAGVRRVLGADWGLATTGVAGPEPQDGRPVGTVFVAVCGPRGAAKVATLRLYGGRADIRNESVRSVLDLLSGELGGYASAQDTEQIGGN from the coding sequence GTGACAGCCGCGGCCCGGGTGCTTCGACGGCTCGTCGAGCGGGGTGAGACCCTCGCCGTCGCCGAGTCGTTGACCGGCGGCCTGGTCGCGGCCGAGTTGACGTCCGTACCTGGTGCCTCGCACTCCTTCCGCGGCTCCGTGACGGCCTACGCGACCCCCCTGAAGAGTGAAGTCCTGGGTGTGGATCCGGCCCTTCTGGCATCGCGTGGTGCAGTGGACCCCGAGGTCGCCTCCCAGATGGCCGCGGGCGTGCGCCGGGTACTCGGAGCGGACTGGGGACTTGCGACCACCGGCGTCGCGGGCCCCGAGCCGCAGGACGGCCGGCCCGTGGGAACGGTCTTCGTCGCAGTCTGCGGGCCTCGGGGAGCGGCGAAAGTAGCCACGCTGCGGTTGTACGGCGGACGAGCGGACATCCGTAATGAGAGCGTACGGAGCGTGCTCGATCTGCTCTCCGGCGAACTCGGCGGGTACGCGAGCGCACAGGATACGGAACAGATCGGGGGGAATTGA
- a CDS encoding CsbD family protein, with protein sequence MTDEGAKDKITGKAKETMGKMTGDRRKETEGKTDQAKGKAKGAMGDAKEHTKGIKDSLTGDDKS encoded by the coding sequence ATGACCGACGAAGGCGCGAAGGACAAGATCACCGGCAAGGCCAAGGAGACCATGGGCAAGATGACCGGTGACCGCCGCAAGGAGACCGAGGGCAAGACAGACCAGGCGAAGGGCAAGGCCAAGGGCGCCATGGGCGATGCCAAGGAGCACACCAAGGGGATCAAGGACTCCCTGACCGGCGACGACAAGAGCTGA
- a CDS encoding Dps family protein, whose protein sequence is MSVVKSPLSEADLKSVGGALQGALVDLVDLSLVAKQVHWNVVGPRFRSVHLQLDEVVDTARQHSDTVAERASALGVNPDGRSGTIARTTAIASVPEGWVKDVDAVRTLVDALGVVIGRMRERIEVTGEPDPVSQDILITLTADLEKHAWMFQAESA, encoded by the coding sequence ATGTCTGTAGTGAAGAGCCCGCTTTCCGAGGCCGACCTCAAGTCCGTCGGTGGTGCGCTCCAGGGTGCCCTGGTGGACCTCGTGGACCTCTCTCTGGTGGCGAAGCAGGTCCACTGGAACGTGGTGGGTCCGCGCTTCAGGTCCGTGCACCTTCAGCTCGACGAGGTCGTCGACACCGCCCGCCAGCACTCCGACACGGTTGCCGAACGGGCCTCCGCGCTGGGCGTCAACCCGGACGGGCGGTCGGGGACGATCGCCAGGACCACGGCCATCGCCTCCGTGCCCGAGGGCTGGGTCAAGGACGTCGACGCGGTCCGGACTCTGGTCGACGCCCTCGGAGTGGTGATCGGCCGGATGCGGGAGCGGATCGAGGTGACCGGCGAACCCGATCCGGTCAGCCAGGACATCCTGATCACGCTGACCGCCGATCTTGAGAAGCACGCCTGGATGTTCCAGGCGGAGAGCGCCTGA
- the pgsA gene encoding CDP-diacylglycerol--glycerol-3-phosphate 3-phosphatidyltransferase, translated as MTGAPASATGGTGATPVRGGKLGTAAVNQASLWNIANLLTMARLVLVPGFVVLLLHNGGYDPAWRSFAWAAFAVAMITDLFDGHLARTYNLVTDFGKIADPIADKAIMGAALICLSYLGDLPWWVTGVILFRELGITVLRFWVIRHGVIPASRGGKMKTLSQGIAVGMYVLALTGPLATLRFWVMAVAVVLTVVSGLDYVRQAVVLRRQGLAAERSAAAQEAVEAAAEAPGGAEGPDRISGSSEARGAARTSEARGAAEAER; from the coding sequence ATGACCGGAGCGCCGGCATCCGCGACAGGTGGCACCGGCGCGACGCCGGTCCGCGGCGGGAAGCTGGGCACTGCGGCCGTCAACCAGGCCAGTCTGTGGAACATCGCCAATCTCCTCACCATGGCGCGGCTGGTGCTGGTCCCCGGCTTCGTCGTGCTGCTGCTCCACAACGGCGGATACGACCCGGCATGGCGTTCCTTCGCCTGGGCGGCCTTCGCCGTCGCGATGATCACCGACCTGTTCGACGGGCATCTGGCGCGTACGTACAACCTGGTCACCGACTTCGGGAAGATCGCCGACCCGATCGCCGACAAGGCGATCATGGGTGCGGCGCTGATCTGCCTGTCGTACCTCGGTGATCTGCCCTGGTGGGTCACCGGCGTGATCCTCTTCCGTGAGCTCGGCATCACCGTGCTGCGGTTCTGGGTGATCAGACACGGCGTGATCCCGGCCAGCCGCGGCGGGAAGATGAAGACGCTGTCTCAGGGGATCGCCGTCGGGATGTACGTCCTGGCGCTGACCGGACCCCTGGCGACACTGCGGTTCTGGGTGATGGCGGTGGCCGTCGTGCTGACGGTTGTCTCCGGTCTGGACTATGTGCGTCAGGCAGTCGTGCTGCGACGGCAGGGGCTGGCGGCGGAGCGGTCGGCGGCGGCCCAGGAAGCCGTCGAGGCGGCCGCGGAGGCTCCGGGTGGCGCCGAGGGCCCGGATCGGATCTCCGGGAGTTCAGAGGCCCGTGGCGCGGCGAGGACCTCAGAGGCCCGCGGTGCGGCGGAGGCCGAGCGGTGA
- a CDS encoding helix-turn-helix domain-containing protein, producing MILLRRLLGDVLRRQRQRQGRTLREVSSSARVSLGYLSEVERGQKEASSELLSAICDALDVRMSELMREVSDDLSLAELAESAAASDPVPVPVRPRLNSVSVSSVAGVPTGRVTIKAPAEAVDVVAA from the coding sequence ATGATTCTGCTCCGTCGCCTGCTTGGTGACGTGCTGCGTCGGCAGCGCCAGCGCCAAGGCCGTACTCTGCGCGAAGTCTCCTCGTCCGCCCGAGTTTCGCTCGGCTATCTCTCCGAGGTGGAGCGGGGGCAGAAGGAGGCATCCTCCGAACTGCTCTCCGCCATTTGCGACGCGCTTGACGTACGGATGTCCGAGCTCATGCGTGAAGTGAGCGATGATTTGTCGCTGGCTGAACTGGCCGAATCGGCAGCAGCCAGTGATCCGGTACCCGTACCGGTGCGCCCCAGGCTCAATTCCGTCTCTGTTTCGTCGGTGGCTGGTGTACCGACGGGACGGGTGACCATCAAGGCGCCTGCGGAAGCGGTGGATGTCGTCGCCGCCTGA